A part of Haliotis asinina isolate JCU_RB_2024 chromosome 10, JCU_Hal_asi_v2, whole genome shotgun sequence genomic DNA contains:
- the LOC137299134 gene encoding KAT8 regulatory NSL complex subunit 1-like, translated as MSSPLPLRICCMAAMAPALTEAASQVRIKATLPATTTPSVTTPTTVLNGKDHKLTTQHELAVVDSRLSLDKVQRSTKQVTNLAGHLLNGGHSVKLNTCNLATNLQNLGVTAAISNLHKKEVSAFQSEFIKSFVKLEKGGMNQPASKNENTKPETLSPKEQSESTLFVNGKSSVTDVVKDEQKSCERDTSSDPNSSNVDHKLSGNDAVIKGQEEDSRSSNPKLDLENNESIKTTEDLKECVSTSQHQLQRRAEFLLRRLRRIQGRQIENHTRQQLHHFVEYQHKNLETVVKSINAPVTGTELKTELLQSEDVKNLSTAALVNLVRKLQAPKNLSLNQRLVHPPKTEAVIQTTTNILKMDKSVRNESETAADHLCSTIKSLESVVDSDATESSSGGESCDEFDGDLVKEKKGPSPPLHRRADWKWAFERASVAARWTWLQAQVSDLEYRIRQQSEIYKQIRNSKGSIVLGDAPSPQNLLTRFHPAGLKTIARPAGSDNRVTSLDQKNEMSPCNISTVLSNVDKQASRLSQSLGNCLSPQQNSIKSSTPSTGRSLNGFIESPIGNSDDASSDTPVADVRLLVDKSDISVVDPTTQAARCRPLRSYRKRKLLRTFGLHQTSRKAARLSTVKCECYPPVMPCPMCGGRYNNAQTVQPEVMPVQERVSLLDASFHPVLSFPQEIPLPVHFEALLKSGEWQHKPPPKRAKTETERKRHKGKGSENSRKANRQIRKNAAAVLLSSKIRSKYENKTVRKGHNTTRKKAVSTRRLNKDTTIRRRAQQIAIAMKRRSGRSMSALQMSVMEANQGPLASPQTKDGLSLSCPSSAFKDLKNRRSRGEAYDINNIVIPYSIAAATRVEKLQYKEIVTPKWRDITLDKENTSETVIGMKDDFQEPMEVDGALEKTNGLIGIKPVEIDEENEEIEDLCDDIYVERHLKCEVEEKKRFTSFIQYPSRRSRTRTETSTPLTEPSSPDPNSTPTDTLAPIELPLTESMIQPIQPPSQATPSTPTFPATSYLLASAAGFDEGSRRRSGSVSRRERLSFSSVIDESSQDGFMELGEIVDPWPLRTFPLSEEEFENVKKVQLTSEKVRPRVSLEPPSTPCRSDSTPSNSHPCSPLPSSASNSVAGDDPNDPEWTVINNDRTPRKMSVVLKLSTGKR; from the exons ATGTCGAGTCCACTCCCTCTGAGGATATGTTGTATGGCCGCAATGGCTCCCGCGCTTACTGAGGCGGCTAGTCAGGTCAGAATTAAAGCGACACTACCAGCTACAACGACGCCATCAGTAACTACCCCAACTACGGTTCTAAACGGCAAGGATCATAAATTGACGACACAACACGAATTAGCGGTAGTTGATAGTCGCCTGTCCCTGGACAAGGTGCAGAGGTCTACCAAACAAGTGACCAATTTAGCAGGTCACCTGCTAAACGGAGGTCACAGTGTAAAATTGAACACCTGCAATCTTGCAACTAATCTCCAAAATTTAGGGGTTACTGCAGCCATCTCGAATCTCCACAAGAAAGAAGTGTCGGCATTCCAGAGTGAATTTATCAAGTCTTTTGTAAAGCTTGAGAAAGGAGGTATGAATCAACCTGCAtctaaaaatgaaaacacaaagcCAGAAACGTTATCACCAAAAGAACAATCTGAGAGTACATTATTTGTCAATGGAAAGTCATCAGTGACTGATGTTGTGAAGGATGAACAGAAAAGTTGTGAAAGAGACACATCTTCAGATCCGAACTCTTCTAATGTGGATCACAAACTTAGTGGAAATGATGCCGTGATTAAAGGTCAGGAAGAAGACTCAAGATCATCAAACCCCAAACTTGACTTAGAAAATAATGAAAGTATTAAGACGACTGAAGATCTGAAAGAATGTGTTTCAACATCTCAACATCAACTTCAACGTAGGGCAGAGTTTCTTTTGCGTCGTCTACGTCGAATTCAGGGACGTCAAATAGAAAATCATACTAGACAACAACTTCACCATTTTGTAGAATATCAACATAAGAATTTAGAAACTGTTGTGAAGTCTATTAATGCCCCAGTAACTGGCACTGAACTGAAAACTGAATTATTACAAAGTGAAGATGTGAAAAATCTCTCTACAGCCGCCCTTGTAAATTTAGTTAGAAAGCTTCAGGCACCTAAGAACTTATCACTGAATCAACGGCTTGTCCATCCGCCGAAAACAGAGGCAGTGATTCAAACGAcgacaaatattttgaaaatggacAAGTCCGTGCGCAATGAATCTGAAACAGCAGCTGATCACTTGTGCTCAACGATCAAGAGCCTTGAATCGGTGGTAGACTCAGATGCAACAGAGAGCAGCTCTGGTGGAGAAAGTTGTGATGAGTTTGATGGAGATCTTGTGAAGGAAAAGAAAGGTCCTTCTCCACCACT ACATCGGCGGGCGGACTGGAAGTGGGCGTTTGAGCGAGCATCTGTAGCCGCACGATGGACGTGGCTGCAAGCACAGGTGTCAGATCTGGAATATCGTATTCGTCAACAGAGTGAGATTTATAAACAGATACGGAACAGTAAAGGCAGCATTGTTCTGGGGGATGCTCCATCACCTCAAAATCTATTGACTCGCTTTCACCCTGCAGGACTTAAAACTATTGCCAGGCCGGCAGGATCCGATAATCGTGTAACTAGTCTAGATCAGAAAAATGAGATGTCCCCGTGTAACATTTCCACTGTGTTGTCAAATGTTGACAAACAAGCCTCTCGTCTTTCTCAGTCCCTTGGAAACTGTCTTTCACCTCAACAAAACAGTATCAAATCTAGTACACCTTCTACAGGACGATCATTAAATGGATTTATTGAGTCACCAATAGGTAATTCTGATGATGCTAGTTCGGATACCCCTGTTGCCGATGTCCGGTTATTAGTGGACAAGTCTGACATATCGGTAGTTGATCCAACGACACAAGCAGCTAGGTGCCGACCTTTACGTAGCTACAGAAAGCGCAAGTTGTTAAGGACGTTTGGTTTACATCAGACCAGTCGTAAGGCTGCTCGACTCTCTACCGTCAAATGTGAATGTTATCCACCTGTGATGCCATGCCCCATGTGTGGGGGGCGCTACAATAACGCACAAACTGTCCAGCCTGAAGTGATGCCCGTGCAGGAGCGAGTTTCGCTCCTGGATGCATCGTTCCATCCTGTTCTGTCGTTCCCTCAAG aaataccCTTACCTGTCCACTTTGAAGCTCTTCTGAAGAGTGGGGAGTGGCAGCATAAACCTCCACCCAAACGAGCGAAAACAGAAACAGAGAGAAA AAGACACAAAGGAAAAGGATCTGAGAACTCGAGAAAAGCCAACCGTCAGATCCGGAAAAATGCTGCAGCAGTATTGTTGTCATCAA AAATTCGCAGCAAATATGAAAACAAGACCGTTCGAAAGGGACATAACACAACTCGGAAAAAGGCTGTATCCACTCGGAGATTGAACAAGGATACCACAATTCGGCGACGGGCACAGCAGATTGCTATTG CCATGAAACGGCGATCCGGTCGTTCAATGTCCGCATTGCAGATGTCTGTGATGGAAGCcaaccagggcccacttgcctCACCACAGACAAAGGACGGTCTTTCCCTCAGCTGTCCTTCCTCAGCCTTCAAGGATCTGAAGAACAGGAGAAGTCGAGGCGAGGCCTATGACATCAACAATATAGTCATTCCTTATAGCATAGCAGCAGCGACACGGGTAGAGAAACTACAGTACAAGGAAATTGTCACACCCAA ATGGAGAGACATTACCTTGGACAAGGAAAACACAAGTGAGACTGTGATAGGCATGAAGGACGATTTCCAGGAACCCATGGAGGTTGATGGCGCTTTGGAGAAGACCAATGGCTTGATTGGAATAAAACCTGTAGAAATCGATGAGGAGAATGAAGAG ATTGAAGATCTGTGTGATGACATATATGTTGAGCGCCACCTGAAGTGTGAGGTAGAAGAAAAGAAGAGGTTCACATCCTTTATCCAATATCCATCACGGAGGAGTCGCACACGTACGGAGACCAGCACCCCATTAACTGAGCCATCTTCACCAGATCCGAACTCCACACCAACTGATACCCTTGCCCCAATAGAACTGCCACTGACAGAATCCATGATTCAGCCAATACAGCCCCCTTCACAAGCAACTCCCAGCACTCCCACTTTCCCTGCTACTTCCTATCTCCTGGCATCGGCAGCAGGTTTCGATGAAGGTAGCAGACGGCGCAGTGGGTCTGTGTCGAGGAGGGAGAGACTGAGCTTCAGTTCTGTCATTGATGAATCCAGTCAAGATGGATTTATGGAATTGGGTGAAATTGTAGACCCATGGCCATTACGAACATTCCCTTTGTCGGAAGAGGAATTTGAAAATGTGAAGAAGGTACAACTGACTAGTGAGAAGGTTCGACCTCGGGTGTCCTTGGAACCCCCAAGCACCCCTTGTCGAAGTGATAGCACTCCATCTAACAGCCATCCTTGTTCTCCACTGCCAAGCTCAGCATCCAATTCAGTCGCAGGTGATGACCCTAATGACCCCGAATGGACAGTTATCAACAATGATAGAACACCCAGGAAGATGTCTGTTGTGCTCAAGTTGTCCACAGGCAAGAGGTGA